A region from the Streptosporangium sp. NBC_01756 genome encodes:
- a CDS encoding carbohydrate ABC transporter permease — translation MTRLSGQRRLERRWGLLMAIPAVLGFAVFTVGPMIASLFLSLTDWQIGGTPSFVGVDNYTSMLDDELFWKSLSATTYYTLGAVPLVLIVSFAVAMLLNQKVRGLSLWRTIFYLPTLVPAIANVVLWIWIFNPDFGLLNSVLRQAGLPGSQWIYDEGTAIPSLIIMSTWGFGNTMVIFLAGLQGVPRHLYEAVSIDGGGPLRRFWHVTLPMMTPTIFYNLVVGVVGTFQVFSQAYVMTEGGPNQSTLFYVYYLFRKAFTESEMGYASALAWVLFMIIMVVTFLLFRNARRWVYYEMAGAR, via the coding sequence ATGACCCGGCTCTCCGGCCAGCGCAGACTCGAACGGCGCTGGGGACTCCTCATGGCGATCCCGGCGGTCCTCGGTTTCGCCGTCTTCACCGTCGGCCCCATGATCGCATCGCTGTTCCTCAGCCTGACCGACTGGCAGATCGGCGGCACTCCCTCCTTCGTCGGAGTGGACAACTACACCTCGATGCTCGACGACGAGCTGTTCTGGAAGTCGCTGAGCGCCACCACCTACTACACCCTCGGCGCCGTCCCGCTCGTCTTGATCGTCAGCTTCGCCGTGGCCATGCTGCTCAACCAGAAGGTGCGCGGCCTGTCGCTGTGGCGGACGATCTTCTACCTGCCGACGCTGGTCCCGGCGATCGCCAACGTGGTCCTCTGGATCTGGATCTTCAATCCGGACTTCGGACTGCTCAACTCGGTGCTCCGCCAGGCCGGCCTGCCCGGCTCCCAGTGGATCTACGACGAGGGCACCGCCATCCCCTCGCTGATCATCATGAGCACCTGGGGGTTCGGGAACACCATGGTGATCTTCCTGGCCGGGCTCCAGGGCGTACCCAGGCACCTGTACGAGGCGGTGTCCATCGACGGCGGCGGGCCGCTGCGCCGCTTCTGGCACGTGACGCTGCCGATGATGACGCCGACCATCTTCTACAACCTCGTGGTCGGCGTCGTCGGCACCTTCCAGGTCTTCAGCCAGGCCTACGTGATGACCGAGGGCGGCCCCAACCAGTCCACCCTCTTCTACGTCTACTACCTGTTCCGCAAGGCGTTCACCGAGAGCGAGATGGGTTACGCCAGCGCCCTGGCCTGGGTGCTTTTCATGATCATTATGGTGGTCACCTTCCTGCTGTTCCGTAACGCCCGCCGATGGGTCTACTACGAGATGGCAGGTGCCCGATGA